The following proteins are encoded in a genomic region of Natronorubrum halophilum:
- a CDS encoding FAD-binding and (Fe-S)-binding domain-containing protein encodes MATDNSPSTTDHSDQTSTPDESHLGPPDDPREGDPAADARANYDYVGGDIDRPELVSALRERVDGEVRFDEYSRRLYATDASAYEMTPVGVVLPRSTADIANVVEYCAEHGVPVLPRGGGTSLAGQAVNEAVVLDLTTHMDELCSLNPGERRATVQAGTILADLNDALAPHDLKFAPDPAAGNRSTVGGAIGNNSTGAHSLQYGKTDAYVEAVEVVLADGSVERFGELSVAELRERADPEGDLLERIHEALRRVIDEEADAIREVFPQLKRNVSGYNLDRLVAEAYGNPTGFDENTDESVVTDDEPDPDATVNLARVFAGSEGTLGIVTAATLSLETVPETTSVALLTYHDLLEAMADVDTIVRTHDPAAIEAIDDVLLDLARETEEFAAVADRLPADTETALLVEFYGDGDENGREQVAELLRDRLPDEDVPDPTADASDADGDGNVTAGRDPVRAFDALEAHDAEGKAELWKLRKSAAPILLSRTSDAKHISFIEDTAVPTENLADYVADFQAVLEEQDTFASFYAHAGPGCMHMRPLVDTKSPAGLNQFEAISDAVTDLVVEYGGSVSGEHGDGRARTQWNRKLYGDDVWSLFCDLKTAFDPDWLLNPGNVCGDHDMTEHLRFSPNYEFDAGFEPALEWDTDNGMQGMVELCHGCGGCRGDQATTGGVMCPTYRAAEEESLSTRGRANMLRGAMDGELEVDPTDEEFVAEVMDLCIGCKGCARDCPSEVDMAKLKAEVEHAHHREHGSSLRDKLFANVDRLNAVGSALAPLSNWAASLPGVGTIAEKTVGIARERDLPTFASESFEDWFAKRGPKVSEADADRKVLLFPDTYTNYNHPRAGKAAVQVLETAGVHVRIPEGVTSTGRPAHSKGFLDVSRERARTNVDALTPAVEDGWEVVLVEPSDAVMLQSDYLDLLSGRDVERISANTYGVMEYVERFDLADRLPTGDGGLEERLTYHGHCHQKATKKDGHAATVLETVGYEVDALDSGCCGMAGSFGYEAEHYSLSRAIGEVLFDQIDSSDGETVVAPGASCRSQLSTYDGCGDPPHPIEKVSAALSAE; translated from the coding sequence ATGGCTACCGATAACTCGCCGTCGACGACCGACCACAGCGACCAGACGTCGACCCCGGACGAGAGCCATCTCGGGCCGCCGGACGATCCGCGCGAGGGCGATCCGGCGGCGGACGCTCGGGCGAACTACGACTACGTCGGCGGCGACATCGACCGACCCGAACTCGTGTCGGCGCTGCGCGAGCGCGTCGACGGCGAGGTCCGGTTCGACGAGTACAGCCGACGGCTGTACGCGACCGACGCCAGCGCCTACGAGATGACGCCCGTCGGCGTCGTGTTGCCGCGATCGACGGCCGACATCGCGAACGTCGTCGAGTACTGCGCCGAGCACGGGGTTCCGGTCCTCCCGCGCGGCGGCGGGACCAGTCTCGCCGGACAGGCGGTCAACGAGGCCGTCGTTCTCGATCTCACGACGCACATGGACGAGTTGTGCTCGCTCAACCCTGGCGAGCGACGAGCGACCGTCCAGGCGGGTACGATTCTCGCCGATCTCAACGACGCGCTCGCCCCCCACGATCTGAAGTTCGCGCCCGATCCCGCCGCCGGGAACCGTAGTACCGTTGGCGGGGCGATCGGCAACAACTCCACCGGCGCGCACTCGCTGCAGTATGGCAAGACGGATGCGTACGTCGAAGCGGTCGAAGTCGTCCTCGCCGACGGCTCCGTCGAGCGCTTCGGCGAGCTATCGGTCGCGGAGCTTCGCGAACGGGCCGATCCGGAGGGCGACTTGCTCGAGCGGATCCACGAGGCCCTGCGTCGCGTGATCGACGAGGAAGCCGACGCGATCCGGGAGGTGTTCCCGCAACTGAAGCGCAACGTGTCGGGGTACAACCTCGACCGACTGGTTGCGGAGGCCTACGGCAATCCGACCGGGTTCGACGAAAACACCGACGAATCGGTCGTGACCGACGACGAACCCGATCCCGACGCGACGGTCAACCTCGCGCGCGTCTTCGCCGGCAGCGAAGGGACCCTCGGCATCGTGACGGCGGCGACCCTCTCGCTCGAGACCGTCCCCGAGACCACCTCCGTCGCCCTCCTGACCTACCACGACCTGCTCGAGGCGATGGCGGACGTCGACACCATCGTCCGGACGCACGATCCGGCGGCGATCGAGGCGATCGACGACGTGTTGCTCGATCTCGCTCGAGAGACGGAGGAGTTCGCCGCCGTGGCCGACCGGCTTCCCGCCGATACCGAGACGGCACTGCTGGTCGAGTTCTACGGCGACGGCGACGAAAACGGCCGCGAGCAGGTCGCGGAACTGCTCCGGGATCGGCTCCCAGACGAGGACGTGCCCGATCCGACGGCCGATGCGAGCGACGCGGACGGCGACGGAAACGTGACCGCCGGGCGCGACCCCGTCCGCGCTTTCGACGCCCTCGAGGCCCACGACGCCGAGGGGAAGGCGGAACTCTGGAAACTTCGGAAGAGCGCCGCGCCAATCCTTCTGTCGCGGACGTCCGACGCGAAGCACATCTCCTTCATCGAGGACACGGCCGTCCCGACCGAGAACCTCGCGGACTACGTCGCCGACTTTCAAGCGGTCCTCGAGGAACAGGACACGTTCGCGAGCTTCTACGCCCACGCCGGACCGGGCTGTATGCACATGCGACCGCTGGTCGACACCAAGAGTCCGGCCGGGCTGAACCAGTTCGAGGCGATTTCGGACGCGGTGACCGACCTCGTCGTCGAGTACGGCGGGAGCGTGTCGGGCGAGCACGGCGACGGCCGCGCCCGAACGCAGTGGAATCGGAAACTGTACGGCGACGACGTCTGGTCGCTCTTTTGCGACCTCAAGACGGCGTTCGATCCGGACTGGCTGTTGAACCCGGGGAACGTCTGTGGCGACCACGACATGACGGAGCACCTCCGGTTCTCGCCCAACTACGAGTTCGACGCGGGGTTCGAACCCGCCCTCGAGTGGGACACCGACAACGGCATGCAGGGCATGGTCGAACTCTGTCACGGCTGTGGCGGTTGCCGCGGCGACCAGGCGACGACCGGCGGCGTGATGTGTCCGACGTATCGCGCGGCCGAAGAGGAGAGTCTGAGCACCCGCGGCCGGGCGAACATGCTCCGGGGGGCGATGGACGGCGAACTCGAGGTCGACCCCACCGACGAGGAGTTCGTCGCCGAGGTGATGGACCTCTGTATCGGCTGCAAGGGCTGTGCGCGGGACTGTCCGAGCGAGGTCGACATGGCGAAGCTCAAGGCCGAAGTCGAACACGCCCACCACCGCGAACACGGCTCGAGCCTCCGGGACAAGCTGTTCGCGAACGTCGACCGACTGAACGCCGTCGGCTCCGCGCTCGCACCGCTCTCGAACTGGGCGGCCTCGCTGCCGGGTGTCGGAACGATCGCCGAAAAAACGGTCGGGATCGCCCGCGAGCGCGACCTGCCGACGTTCGCGAGCGAGAGCTTCGAGGACTGGTTCGCAAAGCGCGGGCCGAAGGTTTCGGAAGCGGACGCCGACCGGAAGGTGTTGCTCTTCCCGGATACGTACACGAACTACAACCACCCGCGAGCCGGGAAGGCTGCCGTGCAGGTCCTCGAGACGGCGGGCGTCCACGTCCGGATTCCCGAGGGCGTGACGTCGACCGGCCGGCCGGCGCACTCGAAGGGCTTCCTCGACGTTTCCCGGGAGCGCGCTCGGACGAACGTCGACGCGCTGACGCCGGCCGTCGAGGACGGCTGGGAGGTCGTCCTGGTCGAGCCCTCGGACGCCGTAATGCTCCAGTCGGACTACCTGGACCTGCTTTCCGGGCGCGACGTGGAACGGATCTCGGCGAACACCTACGGCGTCATGGAGTACGTAGAGCGGTTCGATCTGGCTGATCGACTGCCGACCGGGGACGGCGGACTCGAGGAGCGCCTGACCTACCACGGCCACTGCCACCAGAAGGCGACGAAGAAGGACGGCCACGCGGCGACGGTCCTCGAGACCGTCGGCTACGAGGTCGACGCGCTCGATTCGGGCTGTTGCGGCATGGCCGGCTCCTTCGGCTACGAGGCCGAACACTACTCGCTGAGTCGAGCCATCGGAGAGGTGCTGTTCGATCAGATCGACTCGAGCGACGGCGAAACTGTCGTCGCGCCCGGAGCTTCCTGTCGGTCGCAGCTGTCGACGTACGACGGCTGCGGCGATCCACCGCATCCGATCGAGAAGGTTTCGGCGGCGCTGTCGGCGGAGTAA
- a CDS encoding NAD(P)-dependent oxidoreductase has product MSTNPDVVVLREGTEGLSMESYAETLRERLPNHTVALARTPAEERELVPRARVVTGITIEEDLLERANRLELFACTFAGTDHVPMDALADHGVAVTNAGGIHAPGIAEQSIANMLVFARNLHEGWRRKANNEWRHFQSHEFTDSTVTVVGLGSIGQEIVQRLEGFEVETIGIRYTPSKGGPTDEVLSFEAEDIHEAFSRSEYVVLACPLNDLTRNLVDEDALATLPPNAVVVNAARGGIIDTDALVSALQFDGIRGAALDVTDPEPLPNDHELWDLENCLISPHTGGHTPKHWERLADIVANNVSALEAGEGDDLENAVYQPDSS; this is encoded by the coding sequence ATGAGCACGAACCCAGACGTCGTCGTCCTCCGAGAGGGGACGGAAGGTCTGTCGATGGAGTCGTACGCCGAAACCTTGCGCGAGCGCCTGCCGAACCACACCGTCGCGCTCGCGCGAACGCCCGCCGAAGAGCGCGAACTCGTGCCCCGGGCGCGGGTCGTGACGGGCATCACGATCGAGGAAGATCTTCTCGAGCGCGCGAACCGGCTCGAACTGTTCGCGTGTACGTTCGCCGGCACCGACCACGTCCCGATGGACGCGCTGGCCGACCACGGTGTCGCCGTCACCAACGCGGGTGGCATCCACGCCCCCGGCATCGCCGAACAGTCGATCGCCAACATGCTCGTCTTCGCGCGGAACCTCCACGAGGGCTGGCGACGCAAGGCGAACAACGAGTGGCGCCACTTCCAGTCCCACGAGTTCACGGACAGCACCGTGACGGTCGTCGGTCTCGGCTCGATCGGTCAGGAGATCGTCCAGCGACTCGAGGGGTTCGAGGTCGAGACGATCGGGATCCGCTACACGCCGTCGAAGGGCGGACCGACCGACGAAGTGCTGAGCTTCGAGGCGGAGGATATCCACGAGGCCTTTTCGCGAAGCGAGTACGTCGTGCTCGCGTGCCCGCTCAACGATCTGACGCGCAACCTCGTCGACGAAGACGCGCTGGCGACGCTGCCGCCGAACGCGGTCGTCGTCAACGCGGCCCGCGGCGGCATCATCGACACCGACGCGCTCGTCTCGGCGCTGCAGTTCGACGGGATTCGCGGCGCAGCCCTCGACGTCACCGATCCCGAGCCCCTGCCCAACGACCACGAGCTCTGGGACCTCGAGAACTGCCTGATCTCCCCCCACACGGGCGGCCACACGCCCAAACACTGGGAGCGGTTGGCCGACATCGTCGCGAACAACGTGAGCGCGCTCGAGGCCGGCGAGGGCGACGACCTCGAGAACGCGGTCTACCAACCGGACTCGAGCTAA